In Cynocephalus volans isolate mCynVol1 chromosome 13, mCynVol1.pri, whole genome shotgun sequence, a genomic segment contains:
- the SS18 gene encoding protein SSXT isoform X5: protein MPMGPGGMSQSGPPPPPRSHNMPSDGMVGGGPPAPHMQNQMNGQMPGPNHMPMQGPGPNQLNMTNSSMNMPSSSHGSMGGYNHSVPSSQSMPVQNQMTMSQGQTMGNYGPRPNMNMQPNQGPMMHQQPPSQQYNMPQGGGQHYQGQQPPMGMMGQVNQGNHMMGQRQIPPYRPPQQGPPQQYSGQEDYYGDQYSHGGQGPPEGMNQQYYPDGHNDYGYQQPSYPEQGYDRPYEDSSQHYYEGGNSQYGQQQDAYQGPPPQQGYPPQQQQYPGQQGYPGQQQGYGPSQGGPGPQYSNYPQGQGQQYGGYRPTQPGPPQPPQQRPYGYDQGQYGNYQQ, encoded by the exons ATGCCTATGGGTCCTGGGGGGATGAGTCAGAGTggtcctcccccacctccacgcTCTCACAACATGCCTTCAGATGGAATGGTAGGTGGGGGTCCTCCTGCACCACACATGCAGAACCAGATGAACGGCCAGATGCCTG ggCCTAACCATATGCCTATGCAGGGACCAGGACCCAATCAACTCAATATGACAAACAGTTCCATGAATATGCCTTCTAGTAGCCATGGATCCATGGGAGGTTATAACCATTCCGTGCCATCATCGCAGAGCATGCCAGTACAGAATCAGATGACAATGAGTCAAGGGCAAACAATGGGAAACTATGGCCCCAGACCAAATATGAATATGCAGCCAAACCAAG GTCCAATGATGCATCAGCAGCCTCCTTCTCAGCAGTACAATATGCCACAGGGAGGCGGGCAACATTACCAAGGACAGCAGCCACCTATGGGAATGATGGGTCAAGTTAACCAAGGCAATCATATGATGGGTCAGAGGCAGATTCCTCCCTATAGACCACCTCAACAGG GCCCACCACAGCAGTACTCAGGCCAGGAAGACTATTATGGGGACCAATACAGTCATGGTGGACAAGGTCCTCCAGAAGGCATGAACCAGCAATATTACCCTGATG GTCATAATGATTACGGTTATCAGCAACCGTCGTATCCTGAACAAGGCTACGATAGGCCTTATGAGGATTCCTCACAACATTACTACGAAGGAG GAAATTCACAGTATGGCCAACAGCAAGATGCTTACCAAGGACCACCTCCACAACAGGGATATCCACCCCAGCAACAGCAGTACCCGGGGCAGCAGGGTTACCCAGGACAGCAACAGGGCTACG GTCCTTCCCAGGGTGGTCCAGGTCCTCAGTATTCTAACTACCCACAAGGACAAGGTCAGCAGTATGGGGGATATAGACCAACACAGCCtggaccaccacagccaccccagCAGAGGCCTTATGGATACGACCAG